A window of Nitrososphaerota archaeon genomic DNA:
CGAAAGATATGGGCTTAAAATAGGCCCTTATGCGCCGAGATCATACTTTAAATTATATGAATGGTCTGTTGCGAACATACCCGAGTTTTGGGAGTCTGTTTGGGACTTTGTAAGTATTAAAGCCTCCTGCGGCTTCTCTCAAGTCGTTGACGATTTGAACACATTCCCTGGAGCGAAGTGGTTTGTTGGTGCTAAGCTGAACTTCGCTGAAAACCTCTTAAGATATAGGGATGATCACATAGCCATAATTTCGGTAAAGGAGGATGGCGTCACAAGGAAGGTAACTTACAACGAATTGTATGATTACGTAGCACGTCTCGCTGCATCGCTGCGTAAATTGGATGTTTCTGCTGGAGATCGAGTATGCGCTTACATGCCAAACCTATTAGAGACCCCTATAGCACTACTTGCCGCTACAAGTGTAGGTGCGGTCTGGTCATCATGTGGTTCTGAGCTTGGAACACAAGCAGTTATAGATAGGCTAGGTCAACTCGAACCTAAAGTTTTGTTCACGACTGATGGTTATATCTATAAAGGCAAATACTTTGATATTCTAGAGAAGGTTAAAAAAGTCGCTGAAGCAATACCTTCTTTAAGAAAAGTTATCGTAGTATCATATGCACAAGAAAAGCCAGATATCAGTAATATCCCTAATTCGGTTTATTTTGATGAGTTTCTGTCCTCAAAAACAAGCCTTACATTCGAACAAGTTCCTTCCGATCATCCTCTCTATATTATGTTCTCTTCAGGAACGACGGGTAAGCCAAAGTGTATGGTTCAAGGCTGTGCTGGGGTTCTTGTTAATCATCTGAAGGAGCTTATAATCCACACAGATCTAAAACGGGAAGACAAAATACTTTACATAACATCTCCTAGCTGGATGATGTGGAACTGGCTAATAAGCTCTTTAGCTGTAGGGGCTACGGTTGTATTATACGATGGTAACCCCAATCACCCCAATTGGGATAGAATGTGGCAGATAATTCAGGACTGGAAAGTGACGATCTTCGGCTGCAGCGCAACCTACATCGAATATTTAAAGAGTGTTGATGCCAAGCCAGGTAAACTCTATGATCTATCTTCTCTACGTGAAATCTCACAGACAGGCTCACCCCTTTCAGCCGATGGTTTTGAGTGGGTCTATAAGGCGGTCAAAGAGGATTTGCACTTTAACTCAATTTCAGGGGGAACAGACATAAACGGCTGCTTCGCTATAGGCAACCCAACCCTTCCAGTATATGCCGGAGAGCTCCAAGCTCCTGGTTTAGGAATGAAGATAAAGGCCTATAATATGAATGGTGAACCCATTTGGGATGCGCAGGGAGAGTTGGTCTGCGAAGCGCCTGCGCCGTCGATGCCTCTCTACTTTTGGAATGACCCGAAGAATGAAAGGTATTTAGATGCGTATTTCAGATTCTTCCCGAATAAAAATGTATGGAGGCATGGTGATTTCGTAATATTCCATAGTGACACAGGTGGCATAACCTTCTTAGGAAGATCTGACGCTGTGTTGAAACCTTCTGGTGTACGGATAGGCACAGCAGAAATATATAATATAGTCGAAAAGATACCAGGAATCGCAGATAGTCTGGCGGTCGGTCAAAACTGGAAGGGTGATCAACGTATAATCCTCTTCGTTAAACTTTCGCCCGGCTACACTCTAACAGAAGAGTTGAAGAATAAGATAAGGAAAGCTTTGCGTGAAAACGCCTCTCCTAGGCATGTCCCAGCGCTGATCTTAGAGGCTCCGGACATCCCGTACACCTTTAACATGAAGAAAGTTGAGGTGGCTGTAACAAATATAATTAATGGTAAACCAGTAGTAAATAGAGATTCAATCATCAACCCTGAGTCGCTGGATTACTTTGAAAAGATCCTTCCGCAGCTTCAGGTAGATGCATAGATATCCATCAAAGAATAACTGAGTCTTAAGCCGTAATCTATTTAACGCAGTTTATTGAAGAGGTATATGGAGAGGATATGCCTA
This region includes:
- a CDS encoding acetoacetate--CoA ligase, whose amino-acid sequence is MGKLLWQPSKEVIEKANITRYVDFVNERYGLKIGPYAPRSYFKLYEWSVANIPEFWESVWDFVSIKASCGFSQVVDDLNTFPGAKWFVGAKLNFAENLLRYRDDHIAIISVKEDGVTRKVTYNELYDYVARLAASLRKLDVSAGDRVCAYMPNLLETPIALLAATSVGAVWSSCGSELGTQAVIDRLGQLEPKVLFTTDGYIYKGKYFDILEKVKKVAEAIPSLRKVIVVSYAQEKPDISNIPNSVYFDEFLSSKTSLTFEQVPSDHPLYIMFSSGTTGKPKCMVQGCAGVLVNHLKELIIHTDLKREDKILYITSPSWMMWNWLISSLAVGATVVLYDGNPNHPNWDRMWQIIQDWKVTIFGCSATYIEYLKSVDAKPGKLYDLSSLREISQTGSPLSADGFEWVYKAVKEDLHFNSISGGTDINGCFAIGNPTLPVYAGELQAPGLGMKIKAYNMNGEPIWDAQGELVCEAPAPSMPLYFWNDPKNERYLDAYFRFFPNKNVWRHGDFVIFHSDTGGITFLGRSDAVLKPSGVRIGTAEIYNIVEKIPGIADSLAVGQNWKGDQRIILFVKLSPGYTLTEELKNKIRKALRENASPRHVPALILEAPDIPYTFNMKKVEVAVTNIINGKPVVNRDSIINPESLDYFEKILPQLQVDA